Proteins encoded in a region of the Candidatus Methylomirabilota bacterium genome:
- a CDS encoding ABC transporter permease, with amino-acid sequence MAVTAVRVGAQAAPRRRVGGRRAPMVVFLAILFVILVLPALLAPWLAPHDPLEGRLFQKLKPPAWLTGGSWEYPLGTDPLGRDILSRLIFGARVSLSVSLVAIFIGGIAGTVLGLVAGYFGGWTDALIMRAVDIAFSLPTILLGLVLAVVIGPSFRTVIVIVAFLLWARYARQVRGEVLSVKERDFVAQARIAGCSHLRIMFGHILPNVVNTLIVLATLQVGYVILLEGTLSFLGVGIPPPTPAWGLMVATGRALIVSAWWVSFFPGLAILLTVLTLNLMGDWLRDRLDPKLRQV; translated from the coding sequence GTGGCGGTCACGGCGGTCCGGGTGGGGGCGCAGGCGGCGCCGAGGCGGCGGGTCGGGGGCCGGCGAGCGCCCATGGTCGTCTTCCTGGCGATTCTCTTCGTCATCCTGGTCCTGCCGGCGCTCCTGGCTCCCTGGCTGGCGCCCCACGACCCGCTGGAGGGTCGTCTCTTCCAGAAGCTCAAGCCGCCGGCCTGGCTGACGGGCGGCTCCTGGGAATACCCCCTGGGGACCGATCCCCTCGGCCGCGACATCCTGAGCCGGCTGATCTTCGGCGCCCGCGTCTCGCTCTCCGTCTCCCTGGTGGCGATCTTCATCGGCGGAATCGCGGGCACCGTGCTGGGCCTGGTGGCCGGCTACTTCGGCGGCTGGACGGACGCCCTCATCATGCGGGCCGTCGACATCGCGTTCTCGCTGCCGACCATCCTCCTGGGCCTGGTCCTGGCGGTGGTCATCGGCCCGAGCTTCCGCACGGTCATCGTGATCGTGGCCTTCCTCCTGTGGGCACGTTACGCGCGCCAGGTGCGGGGCGAGGTGCTGAGCGTGAAGGAGCGCGACTTCGTGGCCCAGGCCCGGATCGCCGGCTGCTCGCACCTCCGGATCATGTTCGGCCACATTCTTCCCAACGTGGTGAACACGCTGATCGTGCTGGCCACCCTCCAGGTGGGCTACGTCATCCTGCTGGAGGGCACGCTCAGCTTCCTCGGCGTCGGCATCCCCCCGCCCACCCCGGCCTGGGGCCTCATGGTAGCGACGGGCCGGGCCCTCATCGTGTCGGCGTGGTGGGTCTCGTTTTTCCCGGGCCTCGCGATTCTCCTGACCGTGCTCACGCTCAACCTCATGGGGGATTGGCTGAGGGACCGGCTCGATCCCAAGCTGCGGCAGGTCTGA